Within the Ochrobactrum sp. Marseille-Q0166 genome, the region AATGCGATGATAGGCACGCGCAGAAAAGCGCATCTGCTCGCTGGCATCGCGCAGCAGCTTTATACCAGCCGCATCCGGCTTTGCCACGTCCTCAATCAAATTTGCCGAAGCATGAGCATTGGTCATCCACGTATCAAGCCCGAGAGCCGCATAGCGCGCACTCTGGATCGCGCGGGCCCTCGCCACGCGCTTGGCAACGCTCTCGCTTCGTTCAGCCTGCGAAGGCTGTATAAGATCAAGCGCGGAGACCGCAGGCATATCAACACGCAAATCGATACGGTCCAGTAATGGCCCGGAAATCCGTGCCTGATAATCGCTCTGGCAGCGCGGACCGCGAGCGCATGTATGCCCTGGCTCTCCTGCCATGCCACAACGACAGGGATTCATAGCTGCGATCAACTGAAATCGGGCCGGATAGCTGGTCCGATGATTGACGCGCGCAATCATGCATTCGCCGGTTTCAAGGGGCTGTCGCAAGGAATCCAGAACCTGCGGTGTGAACTCGGGAAATTCGTCCAGAAACAACACACCATTATGCGCCAGTGATACCTCGCCCGGCCTTGCCCGCAAGCCACCACCGACCATTGCCGCCATCGATGCCGAATGATGCGGTGCGCGAAACGGTCGCCGATCTGACAATTTTCCACCCGAAAGTTCACCCGCGATAGACGCGATCATTGATACGTCGAGCAGCTCGCGTGGGCTGAGTTTGGGCAGTATCGAAGGCAGGCGCTGTGCCAGCATGGACTTGCCAGATCCCGGCGGCCCGACCAGCAGCAGATTGTGATTGCCTGCGGCAGCAATCTCCAGTGCGCGCTTGGCTGTTTCCTGTCCCTTTATGTCGGCAAGATCAGGCTGTACTTCGCTTGAAACACGCATTGAGGGTTCTGGTGGAGTCAGCACTTGAGTGCCTTTGAAATGGTTTGCCAGTGCAATCAAGCTACGGGGTGCAAGAATATCAATTTCAGCGCCTGCCCATGCCGCTTCCGAGCCACAAGCATGAGGACAAATCAGTCCCTTATCCTCACGGTTGGCGCTGATTGCTGCGGGCAGCACACCTGCAACCGCGGTTATCGAGCCGTCCAGCGAGAGTTCTCCCAGCACCATATAAGATTGAATCGCATCGGCTGGAATGGCACCAATGGCTGCCATAAGGCCCACGGCAATCGGTAGATCGTAATGCGAACCTTCTTTTGGCAGATCAGCAGGAGCAAGGTTGATTGTTACCCGCTTGGTGGGCATTGAAAGGCCAGAAGCGTGGAGAGCCGCCTGCACCCGCTCCCGGCTTTCAGCAACAGCCTTGTCGGGCAGGCCGACAATCGACATACCCATCTTGCCCGGCGCCACCATCACCTGCACATCGACAGGCACTGCCTCTATGCCTTGAAAGGCAACCGTCCCCACGCGCGCTACCATATGCCCCCGCATAAAACGCAGCACAGCTATAAAGTGAGCAAGTGCTTAAATACAACTATAGGATTTAAGCATTTTTGACAGACACAATCAAGACAAAGGGCCGATCTGATTGTCTCAGACCGGCCCCTTCAATGTTGTCTTCAAGATGCGATCTTATTTGCGCTTGGCTTCAACAGCGTCCCAGAACAGGGCTGCAATGTTGGTGCCGTCGAAGCGCTCAATCTCACGAATACCGGTCGGCGACGTCACATTGATCTCAGTCATGTAATCGCCGATCACGTCGATACCGACGAG harbors:
- a CDS encoding YifB family Mg chelatase-like AAA ATPase, whose translation is MVARVGTVAFQGIEAVPVDVQVMVAPGKMGMSIVGLPDKAVAESRERVQAALHASGLSMPTKRVTINLAPADLPKEGSHYDLPIAVGLMAAIGAIPADAIQSYMVLGELSLDGSITAVAGVLPAAISANREDKGLICPHACGSEAAWAGAEIDILAPRSLIALANHFKGTQVLTPPEPSMRVSSEVQPDLADIKGQETAKRALEIAAAGNHNLLLVGPPGSGKSMLAQRLPSILPKLSPRELLDVSMIASIAGELSGGKLSDRRPFRAPHHSASMAAMVGGGLRARPGEVSLAHNGVLFLDEFPEFTPQVLDSLRQPLETGECMIARVNHRTSYPARFQLIAAMNPCRCGMAGEPGHTCARGPRCQSDYQARISGPLLDRIDLRVDMPAVSALDLIQPSQAERSESVAKRVARARAIQSARYAALGLDTWMTNAHASANLIEDVAKPDAAGIKLLRDASEQMRFSARAYHRILKVARTLADLDGVDQVSRIHLAGAISYRMGAERLSSVA